Proteins encoded within one genomic window of Oryza brachyantha chromosome 7, ObraRS2, whole genome shotgun sequence:
- the LOC121054883 gene encoding uncharacterized protein LOC121054883, whose product MPSMMVQSAGIRRLRREMETRRRRKELAPTGRVAKKSATAPHLLPSSADERSIVLALPAPVPSRRPTPSAAAAAAKLPMIKKGTQVSVRTRVGEVCSGTHLVLSLDAVVVSDEEDGFLDVVYKVKFPLDDPFRPVRVATDKVKVIPPAAPSAASTVTTKAAAPRCFKSADKGGARPATVAGKWNLCDC is encoded by the exons ATGCCTTCCATGATGGTGCAATCCGCCGGCATCAGAAGGCTCCGCCGCGAGATGGAgaccaggaggaggaggaaggagctCGCGCCCACGGGACGTGTCGCGAAGAAGTCGGCCACCGCTCCACAcc TCCTGCCTTCATCCGCCGACGAGCGCTCCATCGTCTTGGCCCTGCCGGCTCCCGTCCCTTCGAGACGCCCCACGCcatcagccgccgccgccgccgccaagctgcCGATGATCAAGAAGGGCACGCAGGTGAGCGTGCGCACTCGTGTCGGGGAGGTCTGCTCGGGGACCCACCTCGTGCTCAGCCTCGACGCGGTCGTCGTctccgacgaggaggacggctTCCTCGACGTCGTCTACAAGGTGAAGTTCCCGCTCGACGATCCATTCCGCCCCGTCCGCGTTGCCACGGACAAAGTTAAGGTGAtaccgccggccgcgccgtccGCCGCTTCCACCGTAACTACCAAAGCCGCCGCGCCACGATGCTTCAAGTCGGCGGACAAGGGCGGCGCGAGACCGGCGACCGTCGCCGGGAAATGGAATCTCTGCGACTGCTGA
- the LOC102706116 gene encoding squamosa promoter-binding-like protein 13, which yields MDRRDRHRKNSSSSSSSSSSSAASMAALAAAAAAGDSRAALPPRVVEEEEEGKPTVVVAPSLVTVVGSSSSSASAGAAGAGGASSSYSNSVAAASTRRGGGRAGGAASGSVGPRCQVERCGIDLTEAGKYNRRHKVCQTHSKEPVVLVAGLRQRFCQQCSRFHELEAFDDMKKSCRNRLTGHNERRRKSAADTHAGRSGENCRNGADHDGRGHPGPGPGPGPFQIR from the exons ATGGACCGCAGGGACAGGCACCGCAAGaactcgtcgtcctcctcgtcgtcctcgtcctcgtcggcggcgtccaTGGCCGCGCTcgctgccgcggcggctgcCGGGGACAGCAGggcggcgctgccgcctcgcgtggtggaggaggaggaggaggggaagcccacggtggtggtggcgccgtcTCTGGTGACCGTGGTgggctcctcctcgtcgtccgcctccgcgggcgccgccggcgccggtggcgctTCCTCTAGCTACTCCAACTCGGTGgccgcggcgtcgacgaggaggGGCGGCGGTCGAGCTGGTGGCGCCGCGTCGGGCAGCGTCGGGCCGAGGTGCCAGGTGGAGAGGTGCGGCATCGACCTCACCGAGGCCGGGAAGTACAACCGGAGGCACAAGGTGTGCCAGACGCACTCCAAGGAACCCGTcgtgctcgtcgccggcctccgccAGCGCTTCTGCCAGCAATGCAGCCG GTTCCATGAGCTCGAGGCGTTCGACGACATGAAGAAGAGCTGCCGCAACCGGCTGACCGGCCACAACGAACGCCGCCGGAAGAGCGCGGCGGACACGCACGCCGGCCGCAGCGGCGAGAACTGCCGCAACGGCGCCGACCACGACGGCCGGGGCCACCCTGGCCCGGGGCCGGGCCCGGGCCCGTTCCAGATCAGATAA